The sequence below is a genomic window from Chanos chanos chromosome 16, fChaCha1.1, whole genome shotgun sequence.
agcTCACCTGTTCGTGGTACTActttttggcagattgctttgttcacttaaaaatgattctgCTGAGAATAATAAACTGTGTAAAATTGTGGAGCCTTTTAGTTGGCCTTGCGAGGACATAATGGGAGTGAGAGCTTGAAAATGACAGGAGAGACTGAATGCATTGGCTGtgctgtcagtggaaaagagagTGGTGACTGAGATGAGTGAAGGAAAGGAGGGCAAAATTTATGTTCAGGCAGTACACCTGGGCAGTGATGAGGcaacattacagtgtgttgtgttgtttttagatttgcttttttttgctgagCTGTGAAgtgcttctgttttgtttgtgtgtatatatgtatatatacgtatgtatgtgcgtacacacagatgcacacacgtacatagTTGCATATATATGGCCACTGTTTCATACCTGACAAATGGAACAAAATTACTCACTTGCTGGGGGCCTAAAATCTTtgcttcttctccttctcctacCAATCATCTGATTGATCTTCTCCAGTAGTTCAGTGACCTGAGTCAGATCATTCCTGTTCTTATTACTGAGAACATGATATCTGTGGCTACTTTTCTCCATCAACCATTTGAGTTCCTCTGATGCTTTGTCAATGTACTGCTCCATGTTGACCTTAGGGTTCCAGTCTCCTCTGGAAAACAGAACCATGGACCGGTCCCAAACATCAGCACCAAGAAGCTGCAGGTGTTCTTGGAACGCTATCTGATGTCGTTTTATAAAAGCGGATCCCAAAGGATGGATGAGTAGAAGGACATGGGAACCTCCTTCAAGCATCTCCACACTTCTTTTGAGCTCCTGTTTTAGTTCATCTGATGAATCTTCAGCTGAGACCCAGCTCCAGCTTGGTGTGTCCACCACAGTGACTTGCATCCCAGCCACTTCAGCCTTTTCCATGACACAGGCCTCGATCTGTTCCCCGACGGTAAAAACCTCTTTATTCAGAATGGTGTTTCCACATGAGCTTTTTCCAGCCCAGCGTCCACCCAGTAGCACAATGTTGACAGCATTCATTTCAGCTGAGAAAGAGAATTAGCTGTAGTTAAGTAATAAATTTAATGTGGGGACAAaagtttctgtttgactgtcaCCATTTCTAAAACTGTATAAAGGCTATGGCTAAGGCTTTCCATTCAGAAAATGTTAGTTAGCAAATGTGGCCCCTCTTATGTGGTCAGTTTTAATTACGGACAAATATACAAAACTTATATCCATTTTACAGTACCACAGAagtcaaacaacaaaaataggCTTGTATCTTTGGATGCATCGCCCCCAAAATTTACTGACAATGAACTGTTTGTTCTGCAGTTCTGTTTCTGATGTTGTAAAGGAACTATTACATAAGATGGTACATAGTTTTCATTGTTACTTATTTTGTAACAGTGTTTAGCTGATCTGATTTCTCATTTGATAGTTCATGGGAGTGTAATGGCATTACATTTACTTAATTAGAATTTCATCACTCGtgatatatttatgtttttgaatAATATTGTTTTCATGGAATACATTCATTCCATTAACTGAGAGTGCTAGCAAAAGCCAGTAAATGAGCGAATTCGGGGTGTATTGTGGAGCGACTTTTGGCTTTTCCCTTTTCAAGAAGAAGCTTTGCTGACAAGAATGAGATTATCTGCAAAGGGCAGGCATCTCCAGCTATGCCAGGACTCACCAAGGTGTCAGCAGTGGGAGGTGTAGGAGGTTACACCCGGCATTTTCAAGTAAGCATTTATAAGAAAATGACTTGGTTGACAGGATGCCCCAAGCTTAACAAATTGTTTTGTTGGCcgtgcattttgttttcaacCAAAAAGGGTATCTGGAATACAAAAGGTTTCTGCGGCCTTAGAAACTTGCACGGTAGCATGCTAAAATACAAGTGCTCCCAGAGCCACATCAGAAGTGTGTTAGCTTTGAAAACTTTTGGGAGGACTTGCATAGATTTGCAGCTAAGTGAACAGGCCAGGTTAGGCACTGAACAGCACAACAAGAAAGTAAAATCAAATTGAGAGCTGCTTCAAAGACTCATTGATGTTGTCATTTTTGGGGGGAGCCAAGAGCTGCCATTTTGTGGTGATTCAGAAGGAGAATCGTTTGCCAACAGTGGCAACTATTTGGAGCTATTAGATTTTCTGAGAAAGTATCATGAGAGGCTTGCCTTGCACTTTGAAACCTGTACAGTTTTTTCAGGTATTTCTGCTCGCATTCAGAATGATCTGATTGACATAATCAGTGAGGTGACACTATATGAAATCAAACATGAAATTAGTGATACACATTTCATTCTTCTTGATGAAACTACAGACATGTCCAATTTTGCCCAGCTGTCTACTCTAGTGAGATGTGACAAAAGAAGGGGTGGAAGAGGAGTGTTTCATTGGCTTCTCTGATGTTAGTGCCGACCGTACCGCTGCAGCATTATCGGGGCACGTGTTTGATTGTATGGAGCAATGacatgggtgtgggtgtgggaaTAAGTTGGTGGTGCAGACATATGATGGAGCAGCCGTCGTGTTGGGAGAGCGTGCAAGccaaagttaaaaagaagtacCTGTGTGCAACATTCGTTCATTGCTGCTCTCATGTCTTAAATTTAGTGCAGTTTCAGAAAtgcagtaaaaaacaaacactgcaagATTTTCTGTTATACATTAAATGGGATTGCTTCTTTCTTCAATGGGTCTTCAAAACGAACAAAGACCTTAGATGAAATACTGCAGCAATGCACTGGAATTACACACCTAGACTGGTTAATACCACTAAGGACCATTACAATTCGCTCCTAAAGTTCAATCAGATCAAAAACGATCCACAGGGTCGGGATGAGAATTCCGTTCTTTCAGCTGGTGGCTTTCTCCATCATTTTGAGAATGTAAAATTCAAGTTcctttgtaaatgtttttttttctggtattttttcccacacacaacacacattttgtttaaagtttTACAAACTACTGTGTTACAGAGGTGAAGAAAGTAGGCCTAAGTGAGTTTCTAGTCAGTAAGCAAGGGGAGTTTGATGCTGTTTTTGCGGCAGTTGAGGAATTCAAAAACTCACCAAAACGATGCAGGCTTAATGAAGGCAGTCGAGATGAATTTTAGAGCTTGTACTTTGTTGTCCTTGACACAGTTGTGTCCCAAATTCAGAAGAGATTTGGATCCATTGCAAAACTAAAATTCCTGGAATTGTTGAATTTGGCTAAATTCTCTGATTACAGTAACATTTTCCCCAATGAAGTTTTAATCGAACTGAAAGATGCATATGACCATTTTTTGACGTTGTTCTTCTGCAAAATTAATTTACTGTAATGTACTCATCATCCACCAAGGCTAAAAAAATGTTGCAGAGCTGACATCTTACTTGCTTGAAACTAAACTCACTGAGGCAATGAGAGAGGTCTACAaactttgttgtttatttctaaCAATCCCCTCAACTACAGCATCGCTGGAGAGAACATTTTCAGCACTTAAAACGATCAAAATCTTTACATGAGATACTGTGAGTCAAGAGCAtttgtcaaagaaaaacaggcGGATAGATTTGGCATTCAAATACAGATGCCCTGCCTTGCCTTGCCTTACTGCTGTTAGACACCCTGGCTTGCCCCACTGCTGTAAGAGATGCCCTGGTATTCTCCTGTCACTACTGCACTACACTGTTGTTAGATTGTTAGATTCCCTAGTCTGCCTCACTGCTGCTAGATGCCCTGGCCTGCCTCACTGCTGGTATGTGTAGTCATTTATTTGAATAGGAAACTCAAATGACATAGAAGAATGGCTGTGGGGAGATACAGATGCTGAGCCTGACTTTGAATGTACAATCTTTTCAGCTCACAACTAGGCCAACACATGGTTTGGACATTGGTGAAGCTTATTTCAAACCAAATGTGTATCTTCCCCTTTATATTGGTTTCCTgccctcttcttttctgtctcagttGTTTTAGTTCTGTCGTGTAAATGGTAtagggaaattctggttaataGTTCACTCTGagtattagacttaatactaatatctgGGGGTGTAACGGTATGGAACAGTCACGGCTCGGTACGTACCTCGGTTTTAAAGTCACGgttcagtacagtgaaaaaagacgtgcaaaacatgaaaatttcttttcatttcttatgaatttacttgtaaaattATACACTtgcacaaacttgtaaacagt
It includes:
- the LOC115829808 gene encoding immune-associated nucleotide-binding protein 5-like, whose amino-acid sequence is MNAVNIVLLGGRWAGKSSCGNTILNKEVFTVGEQIEACVMEKAEVAGMQVTVVDTPSWSWVSAEDSSDELKQELKRSVEMLEGGSHVLLLIHPLGSAFIKRHQIAFQEHLQLLGADVWDRSMVLFSRGDWNPKVNMEQYIDKASEELKWLMEKSSHRYHVLSNKNRNDLTQVTELLEKINQMIGRRRRRSKDFRPPAMAQEVEEASGAQEETK